One window from the genome of Cucumis melo cultivar AY chromosome 12, USDA_Cmelo_AY_1.0, whole genome shotgun sequence encodes:
- the LOC103498324 gene encoding protein LIGHT-DEPENDENT SHORT HYPOCOTYLS 4-like, with the protein MSAAVAAAAAAALGRRTSSTSTPSSSDSFYSHYYPSASVSVRPPPLLSRYECLKRRDWNRFRQYLRSRCPTLSLACCSGANVVEFLCYLDELGQSKIHGATCPNFGQRYPVDPYCDCPTQQPWTTLVALIGRLRVAFEENGGNPVTNPFNTVDVKVYLNDVKDSQERSRGIDR; encoded by the coding sequence ATGTCAGCCGCCGTCGCTGCCGCAGCCGCCGCTGCCCTCGGCCGTCGCACCTCCTCCACTTCCACCCCTTCCTCCTCCGATTCTTTCTACTCCCACTACTACCCCTCGGCTTCCGTCTCTGTCCGACCACCGCCATTGCTCAGCCGCTACGAGTGCCTCAAACGCCGTGACTGGAATAGATTCCGCCAGTACCTGAGAAGCCGCTGTCCGACATTGAGCCTCGCCTGTTGCAGTGGAGCGAATGTCGTCGAGTTTCTCTGTTATCTCGACGAACTAGGGCAGAGTAAAATTCATGGCGCCACCTGTCCTAATTTCGGCCAACGTTACCCGGTGGATCCTTACTGCGATTGCCCAACTCAACAGCCGTGGACTACTCTCGTCGCTCTCATCGGCCGACTCCGTGTCGCGTTTGAGGAAAACGGCGGAAATCCAGTGACGAACCCATTTAACACTGTCGACGTCAAAGTTTATCTCAACGATGTTAAGGATTCTCAAGAAAGATCCCGAGGAATTGATCGGTAA
- the LOC127144172 gene encoding uncharacterized protein LOC127144172, giving the protein MIKLSIVVFHSGQWDDTNSYLNYKTTGVLVDEMMSFENFVSLILREVLFDASPSSIQLSILLDYGITNIQTVVQIQEDKDVTWFLSLVKGQITRHPLVAHAIAHVPDMDLEWSSVVDSGMDNLCSLLPSSSIDDDFQILTDIHVSSLSSTFDLKEKDMFASKELLSKSFYYIAIKNNFEFKTVRSNSKSIEFKCSQDNCPWYVRASRYKGGELWRLRKYIANHNCSINVIQTTHKQASSSLISDCIGKDFSSFDRSTPNDIMIHMRTKLGVNVSYYKAWRAKELAMNSLNGEAKESYALIPNFFMKLKEINPGSFTAYETDTEGHFKYCFMAIGACIEGWKYCRPNISVDGTFLKSKYGGTLLTASTIDGNNQIFPLAFSIVDSENDASCRWFFENIKNSLGDREDLVVISDRHLSIPKSVHNVFPNAEYCVCLQHLLKSLKLIYKDPIIDKLFFRCGKAYTVVDFETNMRWMESMYPSIRDYLSKVSFEKWARAYCTRKRYQMMTTNISESLNAVLKESRDLPVAALLDSIRQILQNWFYDRRKVACCMRTVLTSWAEGELRIQHQNSRSFTVNAINDVEFQVIDGRKQFIVRLDCKSCTCRVWDLDEIPCAHALAVLRGRNMNTYSFVSKYFLSSTLISTYTGSVRPVGNHANWKSIGIENNILPPTFKRRAGRPRKQRILSIGEKKSHSRCSHCHRAGHNRRNCKFPPFLQ; this is encoded by the exons ATGATTAAACTTTCCATAGTAGTGTTTCACAGTGGACAGTGGGATGATACAAATAGTTACTTGAATTACAAGACTACAGGTGTATTGGTTGATGAGATGATgtcttttgaaaattttgtgagtttgatattaagagaagttctATTTGATGCATCTCCTTCTTCAATACAACTGTCAATTTTATTGGATTATGGTATCACTAATATTCAAACTGTGGTTCAAATTCAAGAAGATAAAGATGTTACTTGGTTTCTAAGTTTAGTTAAAGGGCAAATTAcaagacatccattagttgcccatgCTATTGCTCATGTCCCTGATATGGATTTAGAATGGTCTAGTGTTGTTGACAGTGGGATGGATAATTTGTGTTCTTTGCTGCCTTCTTCTTCCATTGATGACGATTTTCAAATTCTTACGGATATTCATGTTAGTAGCTTGTCTTCTACATTTGATTTGAAAGAAAAGGATATGTTTGCTAGCAAGGAATTACTATCAAAGTCATTTTACTACATTGCTATAAAGAACAACTTTGAGTTCAAGACTGTGAGATCAAATTCTAAATCTATTGAGTTTAAGTGCTCCCAAGATAATTGTCCATGGTATGTTCGTGCATCTCGTTACAAGGGTGGGGAATTATGGCGGCTAAGGAAGTATATTGCTAATCACAATTGCTCCATAAATGTTATTCAAACTACTCATAAACAAGCATCTTCATCACTGATTAGTGATTGTATTGGAAAAGACTTTAGTTCTTTTGATCGTTCAACTCCAAATGATATTATGATTCACATGCGTACTAAACTTGGTGTAAATGTTAGCTATTATAAAGCGTGGAGGGCAAAGGAACTTGCTATGAATTCTTTGAATGGTGAAGCAAAAGAATCTTATGCCTTGATTCCAAACTTTTTCATGAAACTAAAAGAAATTAACCCAG gTTCATTCACTGCTTATGAAACTGATACAGAGGGACATTTTAAGTACTGTTTTATGGCTATTGGAGCATGCATTGAAGGATGGAAATATTGTAGGCCCAATATATCAGTTGACGGTACatttttgaaatctaaatatGGTGGAACTCTTTTGACAGCCTCAACAATTGATGGTAATAATCAAATTTTCCCATTGGCCTTTAgtattgtagattctgaaaatgatgcatCCTGTAGATGGTTTTTTGAGAATATAAAGAATAGTTTAGGGGATCGGGAAGATTTAGTTGTAATATCTGATCGACATTTAAGTATCCCAAAAAGTGTTCATAATGTTTTTCCAAATGCTGAATATTGCGTTTGTTTGCAACACCTTCTAAAAAGTTTGAAGTTGATATATAAGGACCCTATAATTGATAAGCTCTTCTTTAGATGTGGAAAAGCATATACAGTTGTTGATTTTGAGACTAATATGAGATGGATGGAGTCTATGTATCCTAGTATACGAGACTATCTTAGTAAGGTTAGTTTTGAAAAGTGGGCTCGAGCATATTGTACAAGGAAAAGATATCAAATGATGACTACAAACATTTCAGAAAGCTTAAATGCAGTTCTAAAAGAATCTAGAGATTTGCCCGTTGCAGCATTACTCGATTCTATCAGACAAATACTTCAAAATTGGTTTTATGATCGAAGAAAAGTTGCATGTTGTATGAGAACTGTTTTAACTAGTTGGGCTGAGGGAGAATTACGAATTCAACATCAAAACTCAAGAAGCTTCACA gtTAATGCTATTAAtgatgttgaatttcaagtgatTGATGGAAGAAAACAATTTATTGTACGGTTAGATTGCAAATCATGTACCTGTCGCGTTTGGGATCTTGATGAAATTCCATGTGCCCACGCTCTTGCTGTTCTTCGTGGGCGTAATATGAATACTTACTCTTTTGTTTCCAAGTATTTTTTGTCAAGTACTTTGATTTCAACTTATACTGGATCAGTTCGTCCGGTTGGGAACCATGCCAATTGGAAATCTATTGGGATTGAGAATAACATACTACCTCCAACTTTCAAGCGTCGAGCAGGACGACCGcgaaaacaaagaatattatCAATTGGCGAGAAGAAAAGTCACTCAAGATGCAGCCATTGTCATCGTGCTGGTCACAATCGTAGAAATTGCAAATTTCCACCATTTTTACAGTGA
- the LOC103498325 gene encoding pentatricopeptide repeat-containing protein At4g21300 yields the protein MFYKFCSSSCTFLSHFSPPRFLFSTQSNFKTPTTLFSSNAESVLASIFHACNDHTLLPQAKQSHAQTIVRGLAQNGYLGPRVLGMYVRAGSLKDAKNLFYTLQLGCTSAWNWMIRGFTMMGQFNYALLFYLKMLGAGVSPDKYTFPYVVKACCGLKSVKMGKIVHETVNLMGLMEDVFVGSSLIKLYAENGHLSDAQYLFDNIPQKDSVLWNVMLNGYVKNGDSGNAIEIFLEMRHSEIKPNSVTFACILSVCASEAMLDLGTQLHGIAVSCGLELDSPVANTLLAMYSKCQCLQAARKLFDRMPQSDLVSWNGIISGYVQNGLMSEAENLFRGMISAGIKPDSITFASFLPCVSELLSLKHCKEIHGYIVRHAVVLDVFLKSALIDIYCKCRNMKMAQKILCQSSSFDTVVCTTMISGYVLNGMNKEALEAFRWLLQERLKPTSVTFSSIFPAFAGLAALNLGKELHGSIIKTKLDEKCHVGSAVLDMYAKCGRLDLACRVFNRMTEKDAICWNSMITSCSQNGRPGEAINLFRQMGMEGNRYDCVSISGALSACANLPALHYGKQIHGLMIKGPLRSDLYAESSLIDMYAKCGNLNFSRRVFDRMQEKNEVSWNSIICAYGNHGDLKECLALFHEMLRNGIQPDHVTFLSIISACGHAGQVDEGIRYYHLMTEEYGIPARMHHYACMADLFGRAGRLDEAFETINSMPFPPDAGVWGTLLGACHVHGNVELAEVASKYLFELDPLNSGYYVLLANVQAGAGKWRKVLKVRSKMKERGVRKVPGYSWIVVNNATHMFVAADGSHPLTAQIYSMLDSLLLELKKEGYVPQLYLPMHPQLLSKSIDN from the coding sequence ATGTTCTACAAATTCTGTTCCTCTTCTTGCACATTCCTTTCTCATTTCTCTCCACCTCGGTTTCTCTTTTCTACTCAATCCAACTTCAAAACCCCAACCACTTTGTTTTCGTCAAATGCAGAATCGGTACTGGCATCAATCTTTCATGCTTGTAACGACCATACTCTTCTTCCTCAAGCTAAACAATCTCATGCTCAGACCATTGTTCGTGGACTTGCTCAAAATGGATATTTGGGTCCTCGAGTTTTGGGTATGTATGTGCGTGCTGGCAGTCTCAAGGATGCCAAGAACTTGTTTTATACTCTTCAATTGGGATGTACTTCAGCTTGGAATTGGATGATTAGGGGGTTTACAATGATGGGTCAGTTTAATTATGCTCtgctgttttatttgaagatgcTGGGTGCTGGAGTTTCTCCTGATAAGTATACATTTCCTTATGTGGTTAAAGCCTGTTGTGGTTTGAAAAGTGTGAAGATGGGTAAGATTGTTCATGAGACTGTTAATTTGATGGGTCTTATGGAGGACGTCTTTGTGGGTTCTTCTTTAATTAAGTTGTACGCAGAGAATGGTCATTTGAGCGATGCTCAGTATCTATTTGATAATATTCCTCAGAAGGATAGTGTTCTGTGGAATGTTATGCTTAATGGTTAtgtgaaaaatggagattcggGTAATGCCATTGAAATCTTTTTGGAAATGAGACATAGTGAGATTAAGCCTAATTCGGTAACATTTGCTTGTATTTTATCTGTTTGTGCCTCAGAGGCAATGCTTGACTTAGGTACTCAACTTCACGGGATTGCTGTTAGTTGTGGACTGGAGTTGGATTCTCCAGTAGCTAATACATTATTGGCTATGTACTCGAAATGCCAATGCTTACAAGCTGCACGTAAACTGTTTGATAGGATGCCGCAAAGTGACTTGGTGAGTTGGAATGGTATAATTTCTGGATATGTACAGAATGGTTTGATGAGTGAGGCTGAAAATTTGTTTCGAGGGATGATATCTGCAGGAATAAAGCCCGACTCGATCACTTTTGCAAGTTTTTTACCATGTGTTAGTGAGTTGCTGAGTCTCAAACATTGTAAGGAAATTCATGGTTACATCGTAAGACATGCTGTAGTTTTGGATGTGTTCTTAAAAAGTGCTCTAATTGATATATACTGCAAGTGCAGGAATATGAAAATGGCACAAAAAATTTTGTGCCAGAGTAGTTCATTTGATACCGTAGTGTGCACAACCATGATTTCAGGGTACGTGCTTAATGGGATGAACAAGGAAGCATTGGAGGCATTTAGATGGTTGCTTCAAGAGAGATTGAAGCCTACTTCAGTGACTTTTTCTAGTATCTTTCCGGCTTTTGCTGGCTTGGCCGCTTTAAACTTAGGAAAGGAATTGCATGGTAGTATCATAAAGACTAAGCTCGATGAAAAATGTCATGTAGGCAGTGCTGTTCTGGACATGTATGCAAAATGTGGAAGATTGGATCTTGCTTGTCGTGTTTTTAACAGAATGACTGAAAAAGATGCTATTTGCTGGAACTCCATGATTACGAGTTGTTCCCAGAACGGCAGGCCAGGAGAGGCCATCAACCTTTTCCGCCAGATGGGAATGGAGGGAAATCGGTATGACTGTGTGAGCATATCTGGTGCTCTATCTGCGTGTGCTAATTTACCTGCTCTCCATTATGGAAAACAGATCCATGGCTTAATGATCAAAGGCCCTTTAAGATCTGACCTTTATGCTGAGAGTTCACTGATAGACATGTATGCTAAGTGTGGAAACTTGAACTTCTCCCGGAGAGTTTTCGACAGGATGCAAGAAAAAAATGAAGTCTCATGGAATAGCATCATTTGTGCCTATGGCAACCATGGCGATTTAAAGGAGTGTCTTGCTCTATTCCATGAAATGTTGAGAAACGGCATCCAGCCAGATCATGTCACCTTTCTTAGTATCATATCTGCTTGTGGCCATGCTGGCCAAGTTGATGAAGGAATTAGATATTACCACCTCATGACAGAGGAATACGGGATCCCAGCTCGAATGCACCACTATGCCTGCATGGCCGATTTGTTTGGCCGTGCAGGTCGTCTGGATGAAGCATTTGAAACCATAAATAGTATGCCATTCCCTCCAGATGCTGGTGTATGGGGAACACTACTCGGGGCCTGCCACGTTCATGGAAATGTTGAGCTCGCGGAAGTGGCATCAAAATATCTATTTGAGTTAGACCCTTTGAACTCTGGGTACTATGTTTTGCTTGCTAATGTGCAGGCTGGGGCTGGAAAATGGAGGAAGGTGCTTAAAGTACGAAGCAAAATGAAAGAACGAGGAGTTCGAAAGGTTCCTGGTTATAGCTGGATCGTGGTCAATAATGCCACCCACATGTTCGTTGCAGCAGATGGAAGCCATCCGCTTACTGCTCAGATCTATTCCATGCTGGATAGTCTTCTTTTGGAACTGAAAAAAGAAGGGTATGTTCCACAACTTTACCTTCCAATGCACCCACAACTTCTGAGTAAATCGATTGACAATTGA